In the Balaenoptera musculus isolate JJ_BM4_2016_0621 chromosome 2, mBalMus1.pri.v3, whole genome shotgun sequence genome, TGAAAACCATCAGGGAGACCAGAAGCCTCCCCTCCATAGAATGAGGACAATGAAGAATCTattaggaagaaagaaggaattacTGATATTAATCAGATTGAACTACCTCTTTGGAGCTGTGTTTAAGATAGTGGAACAAAAGCACAAAGCTGTGTAAAGACCTGTTGAATTATAGGAGCACTTCTAATTAAGCACTTCACAATGAAAATCTGAGTTttacaaaagcaattttaaagggatgattctttattttacaaatgattcacaatatagttaacaatactgtattgtatgctTAAAAACTGGCTACGAGgatagatcttatgttaagtgttcttatcactaaTAACAGtactaaaaataatgataaataagagGGCAGGAGAAAACTTCCAGAGGTGATGGATAGGTTTATGACATTGATTATGATGATGGTTTCATGagtgtatacttatctccaaactcatcaagttgtgcACATTAAGTATGTATAGCTTTTTATATATGAATCATACCTCAATgaagtggtttaaaaataataaaatttaagaacaacacacacaaaaagattcacaatagaatttttaaaaagattaatcaTCCAGTAAATTTAacatagcattttcattttaaaattctgcctgTAGAGACCCGTGAGACGCGAGTAGGAGCAGCGTACGGGGTAGTTGTCTCCGAGGGGCGGCAAGGGAAAAGGATTAGCCATGTCGTCTTTGATCAGGAAGGTGATCAGCACCGCGAAAGCCCCAGTGGCCATTGGTCCCTACAGTCAGGCTGTGTTAGTCGACAGGACCATTTACATTTCAGGACAGCTAGGCATGGATCCTGCAAGTGGACAGCTTGTGGCAGGAGGGGTGGCAGAAGAGGCTAAACAAGCTCTTACAAACATGGGTGAAATTCTGAAAGCAGCAGGCTGTGACTTCACGAATGTGGTAAAAACAACTGTTTTGCTGGCTGACATAAACGACTTCAATACTGTCAAtgacatctacaaacaatatttCCAGAGTAGTTTTCCTGCAAGAGCTGCTTACCAGGTTGCTGCTTTGCCCAAAGGAGGCCATGTTGAGGTTGAAGCAGTAGCTGTCCAAGGACCTCGTGACAGCATCACTCTAAGTGGGCTCAGTGTTATTTAGTCTGGAATTTTAgtagtgtttttaaattaacgTCTTAATTTTTACAGTATTTGTTGGAAAGTGTAAGGTTGACTGAAATATCTGAAGTTATTATGGAAATACCATATAAGAAGGGGAACTGAACATGAGTTGAAGATTAATGATGAATCTAGTTACTGATGTTATAAATTACACTTCTATAACACTCATATTACTGGATGTGGGAAAAGAGACACACATTACATAgttactcagaaaaataaaagtaaagggaAATAGCATATAGGAAAGATGAGTTACTATTcctgagaaataataaagagcacaCCTAATTCAGTTAAGCTCTATTAATTTAATGATGTGAACTATTTAGTTCTCATGTCAGATACATGATTCTGCTTTTACTTGAGTAAAATTAAAGCATTTAAGTTTGAATGGTAGAGGTAAAGGAGAAGAAACTGGACCACATTTTACAtagataatatttttctaatggaaataaaatagcacacagatttaaaaaataaaaattaaaaaaaaaattctgtctgtAACATACTGGGAACATACCTAAAGtgtaaaatcaaaaaatataataCACGAAGTTTAAAATGGAGGAAACAGGTGGGGGTGTGAAGCCCTTCAGTTTTATCTGTTGGGTTCAGAGCAACTTTTACACACTGATTAACAAAGGAGAAATCACACTTCAGCTGtatttcttctctaatttccATAATGTATATGGAATTTGAAGGGACTTAGTGAAACCTTTTTACTAAGTAATCAAGGAAACTGAACCCAGAGAAACTAAGAGATTGCCTAAATCAGTCAACCAGTGAATGGCAGGTTCTCATAATGGTCAGAAACACAAGTTCTGGCATTTGACTGCCAAGTTCAAGTCCTGGCTTCTCAGGAAGCTAGGTATCCTTGGGCAACTTGTTTCATTTCTCTGGATCTAGGTTTTCTTATAAGTAAAGTACAAGCTGAGCTTATCTACTGCAGAGGGTGGCTGTGAGAATTGATTCTCCATGTGGCACACTTGGCGTTATTTGAagtaagcattcagtaagtgttagcCACGTTGGCTGCAGTATTCTCAATAATAAAAACCAGGATGAGAACTCAACTTTCCTGACCCCCTCCAGGGTCTTTTCCTTTACACAAGTAATCACAGatgatattaaaatgtttatcatGGCCTGGGGACCAACTGGTCAGAATGAACCCATACCACCAAGATGGCAGCCTTTGTGTTCCCTTCCCAGCAGGAAATCTCACAGGAACACAGGACAATGGATGG is a window encoding:
- the LOC118889272 gene encoding 2-iminobutanoate/2-iminopropanoate deaminase-like; amino-acid sequence: MSSLIRKVISTAKAPVAIGPYSQAVLVDRTIYISGQLGMDPASGQLVAGGVAEEAKQALTNMGEILKAAGCDFTNVVKTTVLLADINDFNTVNDIYKQYFQSSFPARAAYQVAALPKGGHVEVEAVAVQGPRDSITLSGLSVI